The sequence below is a genomic window from Daphnia pulicaria isolate SC F1-1A chromosome 6, SC_F0-13Bv2, whole genome shotgun sequence.
CGTACAGCTaggtttgaaatgttttaaaattacgGCCCTTGCAATTCAATTCGTAGTAGTTTGACGGATGAAGTGAAATTCAATTGCATGTTGGAGATGAAATTAAAGTCTAGAGAGGAAATGAACGCAGCAAGCGGAGCGTTCGTGCTTCATCCTCTGcacttttcttcgttttcctttttagtGAGATTAATCGCATCAACCATAGCAGATTTGTGTTTATTGAGGATATCGAGCCGATCGAGGATAGATTTTTGTACTAAAGTGTGCTTTCAGGTTCGTCATCTCTGTTTTCGCTTCTTCCAATAGTCTGcacttttcttcactttcCGTTTTAAACGTTAACCTCATCCACCAAGGGTGATTTTTCCTTAGCATTGAGGTTGGATTTTTGTTGGTCCGCTTTCtggcccatcatcatcatcatgtttttctgtttgtttttttctttacattccACAACGTTTTCAATCACTCACTCTCCGAATCGACCGCTAGTGCCTAGTGTTGTTCTATGTAGCCATTTCTCATGGTTATTCCGGGTTATTCCTCCCTCCCCCTCTTATCCAATCAAGGGTACACCCGCTGCGAGGTGTTTTCCTGTCGGAAAAAACTGGTTTCTAGCTAAaacgcttgttttttttttattgttttgttgttttaatttttcacaaaGAAGCGGTATTTCGGTCCGCCGATGTTGCTAGCTCCACCATTTataaaaacatgtttattgGTTGTTTAGTCTTTTTAATTGTGCCAATCTTTGAtggatttaaatttaaaaatatcgaTGTTTTTCATCTGCACGTCAGCCAGGTTTATAGACTTTGCGTATAGCtagatttgaaatgttttaaaagttACGGCCCTTGCAATTCAATTCGTAGGCTAGTAGTCTGACGGATGAAGTGAAATTCAATTGCACGTTGAAGATGAAATTAAAGTCTAGAGAGGAAATGAACGCAGCAAGCGGAGCGAAGCGGAGCGAAGCGGAGCGAAGCGTTCCGGTTGCTTGTCGCAAGTCGGCGCACTACTTTAGTCTGATTAAGTAGtctttttttgtgtatatTTTATTCCTAACTTTGTAGCTTctttaatttgtttcattgATGGGATCCTCATACTCGACTCGACTAACAAGATTCACCAGTCGAGGGGCAAATTCGTATTGAGTCGCCACAGGTAGAATTAttctaaaaatattataataaaGTTAATGTTTCCGTACCGTCTTCAATTACTTGAGCATTTGTGTATAACCTGTATGAATTCTATGTCTAGTCTGCATAACCCTTATAACTTATCTGAGATGTGATGTCTCACGTTGACTTTTCAGAGTCGTGTGATTGCATACCATTTGTCTATAACCATTCGCTTGATAATTCAAAGTGGTCTAATTAAGCCCAGGTTCGTAGCAAAAAATAAGAGCGTGTAACAAGATCGGACACCACTCGAAACGCCTTTCCTTTTTGTATTGTAAAATTTTACGgctcatttttaattaattttaatacaAGATCTTCGAGGTTGGCTAGTCAAGTTTTAAGAACAGATTATGTTCAACTACACAGCAGCTTAACAATTCTTTGATGTTGACGATTCCGACGAAGTTTAAGAAGCCAAGTTCCTCAATAGGTACGTCgatctatattttttaaaatagttgCAATTAGCTTTCTAACTTTTTAAGTTGTATTTAACAGTTATGTTGTCAGGCACGAACCTGCTGAACTTGTCTTCTTTCTCAAATGATTTATAGGTAATTTTTATCGTTTACGGCGGGTCCAATCGGTCCCGTATACTTTCGGCAGACCGACCTTTGAAAAGGACAGAGATCACCTGTGTGATCGTCCCCAGCCATTCGTCCTGAGTTTCATCACATCCGGAAAATACTACTGCTCTGGTACTATTTCATAAGTTAGAAAGTTTATATTCTTACAAATGGTGTTTGCATACACAGGAACAATTTGAGCTTATAGCGGTTTGCTgtcactctgtgtgtgtgtatatatagcatcaatttttttattccttacAATATCCTTGCTGAAAATCCGGAGTAAGACAGAGGTAAATAATGAacttattttagaaaatttgtattcaaaaattcaaagaatACAGTTGAGATTGAACTGAAAGTTTGGAGATTACTTGAAAATTATCAATGACATTATGTgggaattctgatcaaaacaTTCTCTTTTACGGTTGTTCCAAAATGTATCTTAATTATGGTTGTTTGCGTGGTAGTCTGCTTCAGGATCATCATGGAAGAGATTGTCAGCTTTTTCTCGGAGATGCGAAGCCTTTTCTTCTATCAAAAACCCAGAGTGCTCCAGTAATTGGATCCAAGTCTTTGGAGGTACTCTAGTTAACACTCCATGTTTGACAAACCATTCCTCTAAAGTTTCATTAATTCCAACtggatcttctttttcttccgtttttgaCGAATCAGATGGTGCTTCCTCTTTCGCATGTCTGACAGCTTGTTTCAATGTTCCCAGAGCTTCAGTCAGTGCTGCAGATTGTTCAGTGGCAAGAGCTTCAGCTTGTTGTCGGGCAGTGGCTGCAGACTGTGTcacttcatttttctcatcGGTTAATTTCAATAGCAGTTCCTTTTGATTGCGAGACTCTTCCGTCAAAGTGTTGATATTTTCTTTgcatgagttcaattctcgtTCCAATTCCAGAATCTTTTTGTCTGCTTCCATCACCGcggatttttcttcattacatTGAGCTTTCAAAATGGTTAACTCGTTTTGTGCTTCATTCAAAAGTCTGGACTTTTCGTCGGTTTCCGTTTTAGCGACGTTTACCGCATCCTCCAAAGCAGATATTTGTTGGTCAAAATGCGCTTTTGAGCAGGTTAATTCGAAATTTACGTCTCCCTGTCCACACTGTTCTCCGGTTTCAGGAATGTTGACTTTTCCTTTGTCTTCCTGTCTGAGACGTTTGCGAGTAGAACTAAGGAGTTCCAATAGCCAAGCACTGCCACATAGAAAGATTGTTCCGACAGTGAATTCAACGACTGAAGTAAACATTTTGGTTTCTGAAGTTTTTAGTTGATTGTGCTCAACAATATGCCCTATTGAGGTTTCACGTTGCCTCTTTAAAGGTTCTAGGCTGTCGACTTGACGAGCAAGTATTCAGTGCgcaatgtttttatgaatatttaatattttgaaatcttcaatttcataattatttatttagttaaattcagaatttttttcacacatatttcaaaaagaaaatttaaatttaaataatttcatgAGCACTTTGTGTTAATTTTAGTAACGCTCACTATCAGAATGGCAAGGTGTGTTCCCTGCTGGCCGTAATTGCATCATAGTTATTTTACcctttttccaaatttgttaGAATTTTACTTAAatgttaaatattttctttaagaattttctttaaaaattaggcaatcaaaatttttattttgtaatttggATGACAACGTAATATTGCATGTATCACGTAAGTTCTTGGGTACAAAACGAGCAAAACAATCGCATCTTTCtaaacatttattgattcaacacCGAATATTAAGTAAAAAATCATACGCCACGCCCACTACATGTTATTTCGCAAAATTCGTACGGCTATATCTTACGTCAACACGGAAATGCAGTAAGGATAATCGAACCCCgtagagcagcagcacaaccCAATAAAAGTCAAGTCCCACCAGCTGTTTTGCCTGGAAATTCTTAAGAAGCACGAGATGTCCGATTGGTCGTGTCAATCTTTGAATACCTTAAACGCATGAAAAAGAGATATTCGATGGAAATGGTTTCATCGACGATGAAAGACACTAAAGGTATAGCAGTCTTTTGCCACCCTTTCAAGGCAACACTTTATTTCGCTCGTACAAAGCAAAGATGAAAAGGCTAGCTTATAATCGAACTCAGATGCTTTTTAGTGGTTTGTTATTGCTATCGCTGTTTTTAACGTTTGTTACCCCAGAAACTAACACGTCCGAATCTCCAAGTTCTGTAGCCTCACGTCAGAACAACAAACATTTCCTACTCCCATCGAGCATTTATACCAAAGGTCCACTTAAGCTCTTCCCAACCGTAAAAAAGTCAAGTTCAACAGTTGTTACCAAAATCGAAACGACGAGCGTTGTATGCGCTAAGCTGGTCAACGTCACCGGGCCTTGTCTACGACGAAGAGGAGCCTGGGTTGAAGAACCCATCGTCCTGAGCTTCCACGGAGACTTTGACGATGCCTTCGACCTTAAGTATTCACCAGTTCTTAGGTAAGGAAATTTTTGACCCTTAAAAATGTATGAATTGTCCAGATTAGATGCTCCAGACTGATTCACTGTAATTTGACATTTTGGCAGAGTTGAGACAACCGCAGCTCCGGAGAGTACGACGTTTGACGAATCCCGATTGAATGACCCATCAACCGCAGTCGCTTCATCTGTTCGTGATAGCGAAGAAAATCAGCGACTGAATGGATTaccaatcttcttctttcgtggTATCAGTCgctggtttttttctcttctctcgcaGTTTGTCGAAACTAAGGTACCGCTACCAATCAACACAATAATTTTTCAACGAACCATCACCGTTACCCAGACATCAACTGTTGTCAATACCGTCTTCGTTCAACGGTGCACTCCGTCGccctttcccttttcattGTGTCGCGAAAGGAAATCGCATTCGAACTATTATCGATAGTTACGTAAAAAGAACATTTATATGAATGTTCTGCTCAAATTTGATAAACAACTGCTTTtaccatttatttattattatactgTAGTGcataaacttttgaaatccgttATTTTATTGGAATGTGCATCTGGCTGGTGTGAAAAAATCACCCACATTTGTGTAAGATATAATTAACCAGTCATATCATGAAATGATCTACCTAGCATGTTTTTGTTGATGTATCGTTATTGaccatttttagttttatagATATTCAATAAAGAAACACAATATCCCAAATTCATGGCTGACTTCAAATccgcaatttttgaattacaaaTCCAATGCCTTTTAGCAGGCATGAAGTAATAGAAATTTAAATATCCTGTTGCAAACTCGCCCGCAAAAGGGGGCAGCACAGACATCAGGCTGTAGCAGTAGCAGACGACCGTTCGTGACAGAAGAAAAATCTCTCGGTGTGAACAACTTTACTACGAGCCGGTTTGTGTGATTTATGTAAATTCAACTCGCGTGTGAAATAAAGTGCCTAGTTGATCTTCCCGTATTCGTCTTTCTTAAAAAGCTCATCCTACCACTAGCGCGTATAGTACATATCCAGTAAGTATAACATAACCCATGTAAGCAAAGAATTAATTATTGAATAT
It includes:
- the LOC124343766 gene encoding uncharacterized protein LOC124343766 codes for the protein MKRLAYNRTQMLFSGLLLLSLFLTFVTPETNTSESPSSVASRQNNKHFLLPSSIYTKGPLKLFPTVKKSSSTVVTKIETTSVVCAKLVNVTGPCLRRRGAWVEEPIVLSFHGDFDDAFDLKYSPVLRVETTAAPESTTFDESRLNDPSTAVASSVRDSEENQRLNGLPIFFFRGISRWFFSLLSQFVETKVPLPINTIIFQRTITVTQTSTVVNTVFVQRCTPSPFPFSLCRERKSHSNYYR